The sequence below is a genomic window from Methanobacterium sp. Maddingley MBC34.
ACTTCTCAGGGTTCACTGGTATCATGGAATAAATGTTCAGAAGGTCTTTTCCCTGCGTAACATACGGTACCAGAGTGATGTTACCCTTGTATGCCAGGTATGTGCCTGAATCTGATAATGTGTAGGCTGATTTTTCATTGGCCATGTTAAGGGTGTCTCCCATTCCTTTACCCGATTCTATATACCAGCTTTGTCCCTGGACGGTGGTGTTGTAATTGGTACCGCTCTTGTTCCAGAGTTGTATTTCCCTGGTGTTAGTCCCGGAATTATCTCCCCTGGACACGAATTTAACCTGGTCCGGATTGGCTGCACCAGCTGCGCTGATCCTGGAGAATGCTTCGGTAGCATTGGTTCCATTGATCTGGGCAGGATCACTTGCAGGTCCTACAATGTAGAAGTAATTGTAGGCGAATACATAGCGCTGGGTACCATAACCATCTTTTATGAATTGTTCTTCCTGGGTTTTGGAGTGAACCATTACCAGATCCACATCACCTTTTTTCCCATATTCAAGGGCCTGCCCAGTACCGGCGGCAATGAACTGCACGTCAATATTGGGGTTTTGTTTTTCAAATGCTGCTTCTAAAACAGGCAATAAACCGGTGTCTTCTAGGCTGGTGGTGGTGGCAATCTTAAGGGTTTGCTCCTGACCGAATCCACTGAAAACAAGGCCGGCTATTGCTACAATTGCAATAATTATAACTGCTAGCAATGCTATTTTTGTATTACGCTCCATTTTAATCTCCTCTATATATCTGTAATTTAGAGTATATCGATATGAATATATAATCATATCGATATTTGAATTTAACAAATT
It includes:
- a CDS encoding ABC-type tungstate transport system, permease component, translating into MERNTKIALLAVIIIAIVAIAGLVFSGFGQEQTLKIATTTSLEDTGLLPVLEAAFEKQNPNIDVQFIAAGTGQALEYGKKGDVDLVMVHSKTQEEQFIKDGYGTQRYVFAYNYFYIVGPASDPAQINGTNATEAFSRISAAGAANPDQVKFVSRGDNSGTNTREIQLWNKSGTNYNTTVQGQSWYIESGKGMGDTLNMANEKSAYTLSDSGTYLAYKGNITLVPYVTQGKDLLNIYSMIPVNPEKFSNVNYNASMKWVDFVLSTEGQTIVGNYGKEKYGQQLFIPLAGQPEPTK